DNA sequence from the Nicotiana tomentosiformis chromosome 3, ASM39032v3, whole genome shotgun sequence genome:
ATTAGGATAGAATGTCTAATATAGTTAGACATCATCAGAAAATAACTACAGAGAATAATATAAAGCATAGATACGAATTTCCATAAGTTAGTATCATTCGATCAATTGCATCACAGTACTCCTGACAGAAAGCTGACGATCATGGTATGATAAGACCTAGAACAATTTCAATGGAACTTATCAAAGAGATGGATCACAAACTGACCTTTATTCCAGATGGACTTTCCATGAAACTGAGTTTATAGGTATTAGTACGAAAGCTATGAAATGAACATCCTTGTCCAGGTAATTGTGGCACCCCAAGGTTACCTTTTTCAGCACTGCCCAAAACATATTTGAAGTGAGAAGACTACATTTTGACAGTAATATTATGCCTTCAAAATAAGTGGTATTACAACAAAAATGTCCTAGGAGCTTAAGGTTAGGATTTTCTCAAACTAGGTGAGTTGGCTATATAAATCCTCTATATCGATTCTATTCTATTACGTATTGACACATTTCATTGGAATATTAAATACAATTGTTAGATCAAATTAATCCAATTGAGCAATAAGTTTAAGTAGAAAATGAGACCTTGTGGGATCCATCTTGGCAGTTAAAGATTTGAGGGAGAAGAGCAAACCAAACATAAGCTTATGGTCCTGCTGAGGGTTTAAGGTCTTAAGGGGACGATTCCATTCCCTGTAAAGAAGACACACTCCATTCCTATTGAATACATACAGCATATGTGCATTATTCCCGGATACCGTCGGCGGTGGCGGCGACGGGCTGATCTCTGATCCTCCGAAGAATTGCATCTTCTCCTAATACCAAACCACAAAACCCACATCAGAATTTCATAATTTGACAgctattttttcaaaattaaatgaCCAACTGAGAAGACCCAAGTGATTTCAGAAATAACCTAAATCTACGCACATTTTCATAAAATGGAAACAAGGAAGAAGATACCTTCACTGATTGATGGATTGCTGATGGCTACTGAAGAGAGAATTTTGATTTAAAAAAGAGACTGCGCTTCAATTTCCTTCTGGTCGAGTTAAAACTACTCCTATTCCAACAGCGCTGAAGGAACAATTTGCTGGGACAAAGGACTGCACCTTCAAGTTCATTTAACATGACCGTATTTGactaacatgaaatttaagaataatAAAATTGTTAATACGTAAGATAAATGTATGTATATTACTATATTTTATGCAACATATTAGTTAATCTTTTAATTTCTAACATGTCATATCACTTTTACATAACAgattatcaaaaataaaataaagatattattaattaattccataattctTCCTAGACAAATTAGAAAGGAAAACTTTgcacatattttttttttaaaatatacagTATACAATAATAAAAGAGGGAAGATTccaaaaagtcacaaaatattatAATCCGATAAAGAAATAGGAGAGGCCTCTGTACATTATAGTGAACTAACTAAGGTCGAAAAAAGAGAATGAAATGTATACTCTTA
Encoded proteins:
- the LOC104091056 gene encoding uncharacterized protein, which codes for MQFFGGSEISPSPPPPTVSGNNAHMLYVFNRNGVCLLYREWNRPLKTLNPQQDHKLMFGLLFSLKSLTAKMDPTSAEKGNLGVPQLPGQGCSFHSFRTNTYKLSFMESPSGIKIILVTHPRTGDLRESLKYIYNLYVEYVVKNPLYSPGASIKCELFNSTLDQYVRGLG